The region GGGTTTATCGGAAAATCAGCAGATACACCAtggccaacaccaccgccgtcgAGGAGCTCGACATTGTCATCGTTGGTGCTGGGCTGACGGGCATCAACGCTGCATATCGCCTCCAAACCCAGCTGCCCAATCACAGTTATGCGATTCTCGAAGCCAGGGATTCTCTGGGTGGAACGTGGGACTTTTGGAAGTATCCAGGCATCCGGAGCGACAGCACCATGGCATTATATGGCTTCCCATGGCGACCGTGGCCCTATGAGGAGAGCATGGCTGGCGCCAAAGCCATCAAGTCGTACATTGCCGAGTGCGCTGCTTCTGAAGGCATCGACAAGAAGATTCGGTATCACCACCGCGTAAAGGCTGCAAACTGGAGTTCCGAAGAGCAAAAGTGGACGCTTCAACTGGAAATCACATGCGAGGATGGTGTCACAGAAGAGAAGCAGATCAAGGCGTGGTGGCTGCTTGCCTGCAGTGGCTATTACAGCTACGACAAGGTTTTGCCGCCTACCATCCCCGGGATCGACAAATTCCAGGGACAGGTGATTCATCCTCAGTTCTGGGACGAGAACCTCGACTATGCGGATAAGAGGATCATCGTCATCGGCTCCGGCGCCACAGCCATCACCCTTCTGCCTTCCCTCGCAGAAAAGGCCAAGCAGGTTACCATGCTACAACGCAGTCCATCCTATGTGCTCGCCCTTCCGAGAAAAGACAAGACGGTCAAGACCTTGTCTAAATGGATGCCGCGCAGCTGGGCTGTGACCATCAACTGGTTTCAGAGAATGTTCTTCGAGACGGTCTTTGTCCAGTTTGTTCTCAACTTTCCCAATGCCGGACGCAGGTTCGTCATCGACTCCATGAAGTCACAGCTTCCAAAAGGTTTTGCGATCGAGAAGCACTTCAATCCCCGGTATAACCCGTTCGAGCAGCGCCTCTGCTTCTGTCCAGGTGCCGATTTCTTCAAGGCGCTGCACAAGCCTGGCGTCAGCATTGTGACGGATGTCATAGACACCGTTACTAGTgacggcatcatcatcaagactGGCGGCGAGAAGATTGAGGCTGATATTATTGTGACTGCTACCGGATTGCACATGGAGGTTTTGTCAAGCACGGCTGTTACAGTCGATGGGAAGCCTATCAACGAAACCATGGGGGAGCGCTATGTGTGGAATGGGTGCATGATTGAGGGCGTTCCGAATGCTGGGCTTTTAACTGGGTACACCGCTGCCAGTTGGACGCCTGGTGTGGACGTGCGGACAAGGAACCTGATCAAGGTTATCAAGCACCAAGACAAGACCGGGGCTTCATCTGCCGCCCCTCACATCCCCGAGTCTAAGAGAGCCTCCATGCCAGCTGGGCCTATGATGACGCTTACTTCGACGTATGCACGGGCTGCAATGAAAAGGATGCCACTTGTTGCTGGTATTGGGCCGTGGAAAGCTGGAACAAACTGGGTGCAGGATGTGTGGGCAATGCTGTTTGGAAGTGTCAAGGATGGCATGAAGTATTCTTCTGGAGCCAAAGACAAAGCTATTTGAAAGGAGATTATGTGTCATTACTTGATATATGACCAAAGTTTGGATGAAAAGTTGATGGTATTAATATATGCACAATGTCTTGAAGCCACATGCCACTCCAGCCTTTGGTGGCAGTGCTGATGCCCCGCCCCCAGATTGACAGGGGGGTGGCAGTACATCTACCATACCCCATCAATGACACCAGGTTTTACTTTCTCGACtccgcaacaacaacttgACCTCAGTATCTGCCCAACTCGATCACCATGGCTTATTTCTCAGATCCACCCCCTAGCATCGTCCCATCTCATATGCTAGCCTCTCCCGGGTTCGGTTTCGATTCTTTTAATAATGATTCCGATGTTGAGCTTCCACAACTCCCAGCACCACAGACTCTTGTGCCAGCTCATGTCTCAACGGGAGGGCAGGTCGGGTTCCAGGGAAATCTTTCCTCTAATGTTATTCCGATCGGAAGTCATACAAGTGGAATTGTCTTGTACAACGACGCCAATCTGCTAGGAG is a window of Podospora pseudopauciseta strain CBS 411.78 chromosome 1, whole genome shotgun sequence DNA encoding:
- a CDS encoding hypothetical protein (COG:Q; EggNog:ENOG503NX3T) yields the protein MANTTAVEELDIVIVGAGLTGINAAYRLQTQLPNHSYAILEARDSLGGTWDFWKYPGIRSDSTMALYGFPWRPWPYEESMAGAKAIKSYIAECAASEGIDKKIRYHHRVKAANWSSEEQKWTLQLEITCEDGVTEEKQIKAWWLLACSGYYSYDKVLPPTIPGIDKFQGQVIHPQFWDENLDYADKRIIVIGSGATAITLLPSLAEKAKQVTMLQRSPSYVLALPRKDKTVKTLSKWMPRSWAVTINWFQRMFFETVFVQFVLNFPNAGRRFVIDSMKSQLPKGFAIEKHFNPRYNPFEQRLCFCPGADFFKALHKPGVSIVTDVIDTVTSDGIIIKTGGEKIEADIIVTATGLHMEVLSSTAVTVDGKPINETMGERYVWNGCMIEGVPNAGLLTGYTAASWTPGVDVRTRNLIKVIKHQDKTGASSAAPHIPESKRASMPAGPMMTLTSTYARAAMKRMPLVAGIGPWKAGTNWVQDVWAMLFGSVKDGMKYSSGAKDKAI